One genomic segment of Streptomyces sp. TLI_146 includes these proteins:
- a CDS encoding RNHCP domain-containing protein — protein sequence MSSHTNNSISHNNTLSLSTFGCAWCGLTVSTYATDGAPRNHCPSCLHSRHVLDHVEGGTSDCDGRMSPIAIAVLRTGDWMVIHRCVGCDELTSNPVCTDDNQLILMRMAVRPLAQPPFPLEAFGTF from the coding sequence GTGTCCAGCCACACCAACAACAGCATCAGCCACAACAACACCCTCAGCCTCAGCACCTTTGGCTGCGCGTGGTGCGGTCTGACCGTGTCCACGTACGCCACCGACGGCGCGCCGCGCAACCACTGCCCGTCCTGCCTGCACTCCCGGCACGTCCTCGACCACGTCGAGGGCGGTACCAGCGACTGCGACGGCCGGATGTCCCCGATCGCCATCGCCGTGCTCCGCACCGGTGACTGGATGGTGATCCACCGCTGCGTGGGCTGCGACGAGCTCACCTCCAACCCGGTCTGTACGGACGACAACCAGCTCATCCTGATGCGCATGGCGGTCCGTCCGCTGGCCCAACCGCCCTTCCCGCTCGAAGCGTTCGGCACCTTCTGA
- a CDS encoding LuxR C-terminal-related transcriptional regulator, whose amino-acid sequence MVLSPGLGEVLPALLASAATDVPGRCTLAGLTAREHDVLRLVAHGYDNRRIAGELTLSDKTVRNHVSAVLSRLGAGSRGEAIVVARRAGLGGDTRCEKPVRPVSR is encoded by the coding sequence GTGGTGCTCAGCCCCGGTCTGGGCGAGGTACTGCCGGCGCTGCTCGCGTCGGCGGCCACCGATGTCCCGGGCCGCTGCACCCTGGCCGGGCTGACGGCCCGCGAGCACGATGTCCTGCGCCTTGTCGCCCACGGTTACGACAACCGGCGCATCGCCGGGGAGCTGACGCTCTCGGACAAGACCGTGCGCAACCACGTGTCGGCGGTGCTGAGCAGACTGGGGGCAGGTAGCCGGGGCGAGGCGATCGTGGTGGCGCGGAGGGCGGGGCTGGGAGGGGACACGCGGTGCGAGAAGCCGGTGCGGCCGGTTTCCCGTTGA
- a CDS encoding PP2C family protein-serine/threonine phosphatase codes for MVEDLTHRIALDVDNARLHRQMQHIAERLQRRLDLAHQSLFPHITATCLYALLDQGDDGSRTLTYSSAGHPPPLLITHEGDTRYLKGGRGLLLGVDPTLARHDAAEALPARSTALMYTDALIERRGEDLTHGLTRLRQHAAALAGEDLDTFCDELLTGMASVHADDIALLVARTPARPEPTR; via the coding sequence ATGGTGGAGGACCTGACCCACCGCATCGCTCTCGACGTGGACAACGCCCGGCTGCACCGCCAGATGCAGCACATCGCCGAACGCCTTCAGCGCCGCCTCGACCTCGCCCACCAGTCGCTCTTCCCCCACATCACAGCCACCTGCCTCTACGCCCTCCTCGACCAGGGGGACGACGGAAGTCGGACCCTCACCTACTCCAGCGCCGGCCACCCGCCGCCCCTGCTCATCACCCATGAAGGCGACACCCGCTACCTCAAGGGAGGCCGCGGACTCCTCCTCGGTGTCGACCCCACGCTCGCGCGCCATGACGCCGCCGAAGCCCTGCCCGCCCGCTCCACCGCGCTCATGTACACCGACGCGCTCATCGAACGCCGCGGCGAGGACCTCACCCACGGCCTGACCCGCCTGCGGCAGCACGCCGCCGCCCTCGCCGGCGAAGACCTCGACACGTTCTGCGACGAGCTCCTCACCGGCATGGCCTCCGTCCACGCCGACGACATCGCTCTCCTCGTCGCCCGCACGCCCGCCCGGCCAGAGCCGACCCGGTGA
- a CDS encoding IS630 family transposase, producing MSEVPVPPLTRPQLAEARRMRAVELFEQGRADSEVARMVGIHPESVRRWKRLWEQGGVEALRRRPATGRPPKLDDTHVETVRAALEQGAQAHGFEADLWTLERVGIVIERLTGVTLARASVWRVLTGRLGWSLQRPRRQAVERDDAEIARWVTQEWPRIKKGR from the coding sequence GTGTCCGAAGTCCCCGTTCCGCCGCTGACGCGACCGCAGTTGGCCGAGGCCCGGCGGATGCGTGCGGTGGAGTTGTTCGAGCAGGGGCGTGCTGATTCCGAGGTCGCGCGGATGGTGGGGATCCACCCCGAGAGCGTGCGCCGGTGGAAACGCCTGTGGGAGCAGGGAGGGGTTGAGGCGCTGCGGCGACGGCCGGCCACCGGCCGGCCGCCCAAGCTGGACGACACTCATGTCGAGACGGTTCGGGCCGCGTTGGAACAGGGCGCCCAGGCGCACGGGTTCGAGGCCGACCTGTGGACCCTGGAGCGGGTCGGCATCGTGATTGAGCGGCTGACCGGGGTGACACTGGCGCGGGCATCGGTGTGGCGCGTGCTGACCGGGCGGCTGGGGTGGAGTCTGCAGCGGCCCCGGCGCCAGGCCGTCGAGCGGGACGACGCCGAGATCGCCCGATGGGTCACCCAGGAGTGGCCGCGCATCAAAAAGGGGCGGTGA
- a CDS encoding helix-turn-helix domain-containing protein: MGYREIDTDALPPQDRFDWWREAVEQGVAPTRISSEDPGAFGGRAAFATLGPAQLTTMAFSPLTSDRPAQLVRRSDPETFELTLILEGTMRVTQERSETLLHPGDFAMWTSSRPYSGHAMGNSRGGLSHAVILHLPHRLVPLPRTRIAELLARRMPAHSGMGRILAQYLRSVAEEAPGFDEPTAQRLGTTSIELATGFLAEQIGTQERLPAETRHHLLLAAIDTFINDNLADPGLDVGAIAARHHISVRLVHHLFRGRPETVSATIRHRRLERCRTALADPALRNLTVRAIAARWGFCDAAAFNRAFRTAYGVTPGKHRSAALGYRPLHGQPTAPARQVNDG; this comes from the coding sequence GTGGGCTACAGAGAGATCGACACGGACGCCCTGCCGCCGCAGGACAGATTCGACTGGTGGCGCGAGGCGGTGGAGCAGGGGGTGGCGCCGACCAGGATCAGCAGCGAGGACCCGGGCGCCTTCGGCGGGCGCGCCGCTTTCGCGACGCTGGGGCCCGCCCAGCTGACCACCATGGCGTTCTCCCCGCTCACCTCAGACCGCCCCGCCCAACTCGTCCGGCGCTCCGACCCGGAGACCTTCGAACTCACCCTGATCCTCGAAGGCACCATGCGTGTCACCCAGGAGCGCAGCGAAACCCTTCTGCACCCGGGCGACTTCGCGATGTGGACCTCGTCGCGCCCCTACAGCGGTCACGCCATGGGCAATAGCCGGGGCGGCCTGTCCCACGCCGTGATCCTGCACTTGCCGCACCGGCTCGTGCCGCTGCCAAGGACAAGGATCGCGGAACTGCTCGCCCGCCGTATGCCCGCCCACTCCGGTATGGGCCGCATCCTCGCCCAGTACCTGCGCTCGGTCGCCGAGGAGGCACCCGGCTTCGACGAGCCGACCGCCCAGCGGCTCGGCACGACGAGCATCGAACTGGCGACGGGCTTCCTGGCCGAGCAGATCGGCACGCAGGAGCGCCTGCCCGCTGAAACCCGTCACCACCTGCTTCTGGCCGCGATCGACACCTTTATCAACGACAACCTCGCCGACCCCGGGCTCGACGTCGGCGCCATAGCCGCCCGGCACCACATCTCCGTCCGACTGGTGCACCACCTCTTCCGCGGCCGCCCCGAGACGGTATCGGCCACCATCCGGCACCGCCGACTGGAACGCTGCCGCACCGCCCTCGCCGACCCCGCCCTGCGCAACCTGACGGTGCGCGCCATCGCCGCACGCTGGGGCTTCTGCGACGCCGCCGCCTTCAACCGCGCCTTCCGCACGGCCTACGGGGTGACGCCCGGGAAGCACCGCAGTGCCGCGCTGGGCTACCGCCCGCTGCACGGACAGCCAACGGCTCCTGCGCGCCAGGTCAATGACGGCTGA
- a CDS encoding SMI1/KNR4 family protein produces the protein MTSRAAARHCVSARPGSPVRAGPTRTFHVRPCARRTAAGWGWQGDSSTNYDLLTTAFPHPDSYRAYEDELDAREPLEENFPDYDAYQQAWKQWDAEYEVFQERKTSGAVFIRDNGCGFSTLLVVTGPHRGTMWFDGRATCDQIVPLHLGGRPVSFMDWLGRDSMDLLEW, from the coding sequence GTGACGTCGCGGGCCGCCGCCCGTCACTGCGTTTCTGCCCGCCCCGGTTCTCCGGTGCGGGCAGGACCAACGCGCACGTTCCACGTCCGTCCCTGTGCCCGCCGAACCGCGGCAGGCTGGGGCTGGCAGGGAGACTCAAGCACCAACTACGACCTGCTCACCACTGCCTTTCCGCATCCTGACTCCTACCGCGCTTACGAAGACGAGCTGGACGCGCGCGAGCCGCTGGAAGAGAACTTCCCGGACTACGATGCCTACCAGCAGGCATGGAAGCAGTGGGACGCGGAGTACGAGGTGTTCCAGGAGCGCAAGACGTCTGGCGCCGTGTTCATCCGGGACAACGGCTGTGGCTTTTCGACCCTGCTCGTCGTCACCGGTCCTCACCGAGGCACGATGTGGTTCGATGGCCGCGCGACCTGTGACCAGATCGTTCCTCTCCATCTGGGCGGTCGGCCCGTGTCGTTCATGGACTGGCTCGGTCGGGATTCCATGGACCTGCTCGAGTGGTGA
- a CDS encoding cysteine hydrolase family protein, whose translation MEITQNAALVVVDVQKGFDESEFWGPRNNPAADENIAALIAAWQRTDRPVVFVRHDSSKPGSPLRTGYEGNDFKEYVQARRGKGAGPELLLTKSVNSAFYGTPELDSWLKAAGVTQFVLVGIQTNMCVETTARMGGNLGYDVLVALDATHTFDLTGPNGWHLTADELARASAVSLHGGGFARVVTTGELVAAARC comes from the coding sequence ATGGAGATCACACAGAACGCGGCACTGGTAGTGGTGGACGTGCAGAAGGGCTTCGACGAGTCGGAGTTCTGGGGCCCCCGCAACAACCCGGCCGCCGACGAGAACATCGCCGCACTGATCGCGGCGTGGCAGCGCACGGACCGGCCGGTCGTCTTCGTACGGCACGACTCGTCCAAGCCCGGCTCTCCCCTGCGGACCGGGTACGAGGGCAACGACTTCAAGGAGTACGTCCAAGCGCGGCGCGGCAAGGGCGCCGGTCCGGAGCTACTCCTCACCAAGTCCGTGAACTCGGCGTTCTACGGCACCCCAGAGCTCGACAGCTGGCTCAAGGCTGCGGGCGTCACCCAGTTCGTGCTGGTCGGCATTCAGACCAACATGTGCGTGGAGACGACTGCCCGCATGGGCGGCAACCTCGGCTACGACGTGCTGGTGGCCCTGGACGCCACCCACACTTTTGACCTGACCGGTCCGAACGGCTGGCATCTGACGGCCGACGAACTGGCTCGAGCCAGTGCCGTGTCTCTGCACGGCGGCGGCTTCGCCCGGGTGGTGACGACCGGTGAGCTGGTGGCCGCCGCCCGCTGTTGA
- a CDS encoding adenosylcobinamide amidohydrolase, with amino-acid sequence MTAAVPPPRTGARLLPVRQWVRCENGERLNALLWSPGPGWRMVSSAVLGGGIGERGWVLNAQVSHGYGRTDPDSHLAELAREAGVDGPGVGLMTAADVRRYGHAHDGGAEAVATAGLGVRGWAASPEEGLPGPAQPGTINIIVAVPVALSDAALVNAVATATEAKVQALLGAGYDCSGTPTDGMCIASRTPGDDVHAFAGPRSLWGARLARAVHGAVRAAVCPLPPSLSAQTRGTPDAAVH; translated from the coding sequence ATGACCGCTGCCGTCCCGCCGCCCCGCACCGGCGCCCGTCTGCTGCCGGTGCGGCAGTGGGTTCGCTGCGAGAACGGCGAGCGGCTGAACGCCCTGCTGTGGTCGCCGGGTCCCGGCTGGCGGATGGTCAGCAGCGCGGTGCTCGGCGGCGGGATCGGTGAGCGCGGCTGGGTGTTGAATGCGCAGGTTTCGCACGGCTACGGCCGCACCGATCCGGACAGTCACCTCGCCGAGCTGGCCCGCGAGGCCGGTGTCGACGGGCCGGGAGTGGGCTTGATGACGGCTGCCGACGTCCGGAGGTACGGTCACGCGCACGACGGGGGAGCGGAGGCCGTGGCCACTGCCGGGCTGGGGGTACGCGGATGGGCCGCATCGCCGGAGGAGGGCCTGCCCGGACCGGCCCAGCCGGGCACGATCAACATCATCGTCGCCGTGCCGGTCGCCCTGAGCGATGCGGCCCTGGTCAACGCGGTGGCCACCGCCACCGAAGCGAAAGTGCAGGCGCTGCTGGGCGCGGGGTACGACTGCTCAGGCACTCCCACGGACGGCATGTGCATCGCCTCCCGCACCCCCGGCGATGACGTCCACGCCTTCGCCGGCCCCCGCTCACTGTGGGGCGCCCGCCTGGCCCGCGCGGTCCATGGCGCGGTACGCGCCGCGGTGTGTCCGCTGCCTCCTTCCCTCTCGGCACAGACGCGGGGAACGCCTGACGCGGCAGTTCACTGA
- a CDS encoding GlxA family transcriptional regulator produces MTQPLRAQRIALLAFPGIRAFDVSVITEVWGADRTGYGVPAFELRRVAASLAPVAMRGGLTLTPDRTLAWLHRAELILVPGLDDHVTPAPEPVLAALRRAHARGTAIAALCGGAFTLAQAGLLDGRRALTHWALTDLLKTRHPRVQVEPDALFVEDGNLWTAAGTAAGIDLCLHLVRTAHGAEAAATIARSMVTAPFRTGTQAQFIEHPTPTVDRDVDVLAEVRAFALTHLGKPLTVAALADRSGMSPRSFARHFAAATGTTPLNWLLGHRVAAAQKLLERTDLPMPEIARRCGFGSEITMRQHFASRLGTSPRAYRASFAQPPSPGTDGA; encoded by the coding sequence GTGACGCAACCTCTACGGGCCCAGCGCATCGCCCTGCTCGCCTTCCCCGGGATCCGGGCCTTCGACGTATCGGTGATCACCGAAGTGTGGGGCGCGGACCGTACCGGCTACGGAGTCCCCGCCTTCGAACTGCGCCGGGTCGCCGCGAGTCTCGCGCCCGTAGCGATGCGCGGCGGCCTCACGCTCACGCCGGACCGCACGCTCGCCTGGCTGCACCGCGCCGAGCTGATCCTCGTGCCGGGCCTGGACGACCATGTCACCCCGGCCCCCGAGCCCGTCCTCGCCGCGTTGCGTCGCGCCCACGCCCGCGGGACCGCCATCGCCGCGCTGTGCGGCGGCGCGTTCACCCTGGCCCAGGCAGGACTGCTGGACGGACGCCGGGCGCTCACCCATTGGGCACTGACCGATCTGCTCAAGACCCGACACCCCAGGGTGCAGGTCGAACCCGACGCCCTGTTCGTCGAGGACGGCAACCTGTGGACCGCCGCCGGAACCGCCGCGGGCATCGATCTGTGCTTGCACCTGGTGCGCACCGCTCACGGGGCGGAAGCCGCCGCGACCATCGCCCGCTCCATGGTCACCGCACCCTTTCGGACAGGAACCCAGGCCCAGTTCATCGAACATCCGACGCCGACCGTCGACCGCGACGTCGACGTGCTGGCCGAGGTACGCGCCTTCGCCCTGACGCACCTCGGCAAACCGCTGACCGTGGCCGCGCTCGCCGACCGCTCCGGAATGTCGCCGCGCTCCTTCGCCCGGCACTTCGCGGCGGCGACGGGGACGACACCGCTGAACTGGCTCCTGGGCCATCGCGTCGCGGCGGCCCAAAAACTGCTCGAACGTACCGATCTGCCCATGCCCGAGATCGCCCGCCGCTGCGGTTTCGGCAGCGAGATCACCATGCGCCAGCACTTCGCATCCCGCCTGGGGACCAGTCCGCGTGCCTACCGCGCCTCCTTCGCCCAACCGCCCTCGCCTGGAACGGATGGAGCGTAA
- a CDS encoding DUF4157 domain-containing protein, with protein sequence MHARDKRPEKPERAPGTGVQRTPSLSGGAGRGPMSAARATALQGLAGNHVVARLLKEERHVHGAGCGHGDIGGAKGDADAARESEPVDRVALLNDAINSPSQPIADPLRKEAEAFYQIDLSPARVHSDIVAQRATAAMGAEAMTIGHHVFLPPQAARKKEIVGHEFSHLSDNLSGLQETGSANSDGIPVTDPGQGSERKASANGAAFAAGAGSTPSRGPRPPARPGGAVDSGGLSMPAQRAVNSVAGLVVARAKDEKSSRSSKSSKDNKPSSKSSSKPSKESKSSKDTRSSQESKSSKNKGSTGASNSSQVVRPSAASTKAPSRDEILTHLDRLAQRCTCKQNKKQWGLITKQIAIRYTRDYKNERDAQSLRHIVRRALAAVSHAEQQEREKAASAQGSAGPSGDAEATKSVQAIVEQEIQAATINGHLAFASNYNQSMLRLFQMLRELGEGGDDQLVTGGDALQTLVTTDYGDHEGVPEEEAGFDSESDSEAEETPALADAAKGKGKRPSGTRADKDTKRRRTEKGTEGDAPRSSRKIREAEGIRRNRQALLKVREGFMAEVRAMEAVQPDAMDVDGTPGNGFKRDNATLKALRETSHILLVDVSNEKAKMPSYRKYLADLLAPGKNPGYAYLLHSGESAKKMHAEQKLLQMLQNADFDGDTPHDPIHIRGSKRPCDACLAMLHYFEEEIGLHLVYNRRGNQLYKEAVDSGVRNLAGHDGSTTADVGEHLHGHLADPDRLMYASAPRQAHPAPAGNGLEEAETGAGGGMEQRYTVPEKVNLKGETVRVIPADAEILMKDDTPSNSEAEDIDESGLVSRTSALRIGNPLGSQAPTAKELKAERDAALKAQTDARRQVFEEETVPQLRRAAGEEFWALVEARAGKGGRYDYTFPDALRLKIRELTQDDAEMKNLIKERFSISAAALDKQMKKLDSKGKLATPLNRVQGAAEQLEARIPEKLKSLWLAKKAENAQLPPGQKPGHLHVKGEDVLTEDFKQFLAEMMQTWPTQISANSIADHLLLPQNSFKTWSKKFPKLG encoded by the coding sequence ATGCACGCGCGCGACAAACGTCCCGAGAAACCGGAGAGGGCGCCGGGAACAGGCGTGCAGCGGACGCCTTCCCTGTCCGGGGGCGCGGGCCGGGGGCCGATGAGCGCGGCGCGGGCCACCGCGCTGCAAGGCCTGGCGGGCAATCACGTGGTCGCGCGCCTGCTCAAGGAGGAGCGGCACGTCCACGGCGCCGGCTGCGGGCACGGCGACATCGGCGGGGCGAAGGGGGACGCGGACGCGGCACGGGAGAGCGAGCCGGTCGACCGGGTGGCGCTGCTCAACGATGCCATCAACTCCCCGAGCCAGCCGATCGCCGACCCGCTCCGCAAGGAGGCGGAGGCGTTCTACCAGATCGACCTGTCACCCGCCCGCGTCCACAGCGACATCGTCGCCCAGCGGGCCACCGCGGCCATGGGCGCCGAGGCGATGACGATCGGCCACCATGTCTTCCTGCCGCCTCAGGCGGCCCGGAAGAAGGAGATCGTCGGTCACGAGTTCAGTCACCTCAGCGACAACCTCTCCGGGCTGCAGGAGACGGGGAGCGCCAACAGCGATGGCATCCCCGTCACCGACCCGGGCCAGGGCTCCGAGCGCAAGGCCTCGGCCAACGGCGCGGCGTTCGCGGCGGGAGCGGGCAGCACGCCGTCGCGAGGCCCGCGTCCGCCCGCCCGGCCCGGCGGGGCCGTGGACAGCGGAGGCCTGAGCATGCCCGCGCAGCGCGCCGTGAACAGCGTGGCGGGCCTGGTCGTGGCCCGCGCGAAGGACGAGAAGTCCTCCAGGAGCAGCAAGTCGTCCAAGGACAACAAGCCCTCCAGCAAATCCTCGAGCAAGCCCTCAAAAGAGAGCAAATCCTCCAAAGACACCAGATCTTCCCAAGAGAGCAAGTCGTCCAAGAACAAAGGGTCTACGGGCGCGAGCAACAGCTCTCAGGTCGTACGCCCGTCGGCGGCGAGCACCAAGGCCCCCAGCCGCGATGAGATCCTCACTCATCTCGACCGGCTCGCTCAACGCTGCACCTGCAAGCAGAACAAGAAGCAGTGGGGCCTGATCACCAAGCAGATAGCGATCCGCTACACCCGCGACTACAAGAACGAGCGCGACGCGCAGAGCCTGCGGCACATCGTCCGCAGGGCGCTCGCCGCCGTGTCCCACGCCGAGCAGCAGGAACGGGAGAAAGCGGCGTCGGCACAGGGCAGCGCGGGCCCATCGGGCGACGCCGAGGCGACGAAGTCCGTGCAGGCCATCGTCGAGCAGGAGATCCAGGCGGCCACAATCAACGGACACCTGGCCTTCGCCAGTAACTACAACCAGTCCATGCTGCGCCTCTTCCAGATGCTGCGGGAACTGGGCGAGGGCGGCGACGATCAGCTCGTGACGGGCGGCGACGCCCTCCAGACGCTGGTGACCACGGACTACGGTGACCACGAGGGCGTACCGGAGGAGGAAGCCGGGTTCGACAGCGAGTCGGACTCCGAAGCCGAGGAGACGCCCGCACTGGCCGACGCGGCCAAGGGCAAGGGCAAACGTCCCTCGGGCACGCGCGCCGACAAGGACACCAAGCGCCGCCGCACCGAGAAGGGCACCGAGGGCGACGCGCCCAGGAGCAGCAGGAAAATACGGGAGGCGGAAGGGATCCGGCGGAACCGGCAGGCCCTGCTGAAGGTCCGTGAAGGGTTCATGGCAGAGGTGCGGGCCATGGAGGCGGTTCAGCCGGACGCCATGGACGTGGACGGGACGCCGGGCAACGGGTTCAAACGGGACAACGCCACGTTGAAGGCACTGCGCGAGACCTCGCACATCCTCCTCGTCGACGTGTCCAACGAGAAGGCGAAGATGCCGTCGTACCGGAAGTACCTGGCCGACCTGCTAGCGCCGGGGAAGAACCCGGGCTACGCCTACCTGCTGCACAGCGGCGAGAGCGCGAAGAAGATGCATGCGGAGCAGAAGCTGCTCCAGATGCTGCAGAACGCGGACTTCGACGGGGACACGCCCCACGACCCCATCCACATCCGAGGTTCGAAAAGGCCGTGCGACGCCTGTCTCGCCATGCTGCACTACTTCGAGGAGGAGATCGGGCTCCATCTCGTCTACAACCGCCGCGGGAACCAGCTCTACAAGGAAGCGGTCGACAGCGGTGTACGCAACCTCGCCGGGCACGACGGGTCGACCACCGCGGACGTCGGTGAGCACCTGCACGGGCACCTGGCTGACCCGGACCGCCTCATGTACGCGTCCGCGCCGAGGCAGGCGCACCCCGCACCGGCCGGCAACGGCCTGGAGGAGGCCGAGACAGGCGCCGGGGGTGGCATGGAACAGCGGTACACGGTGCCGGAGAAGGTGAACCTGAAGGGCGAGACCGTCCGCGTGATCCCGGCCGACGCCGAGATCCTGATGAAGGACGACACACCCTCCAACAGCGAGGCCGAGGACATCGACGAGTCCGGGTTGGTGTCGCGGACCAGCGCGCTGCGGATCGGCAACCCGCTGGGCTCCCAGGCACCGACCGCGAAGGAGTTGAAGGCCGAACGGGATGCGGCGCTGAAGGCACAGACCGACGCGAGGAGGCAGGTGTTCGAGGAAGAGACGGTTCCCCAACTGCGCCGTGCAGCAGGAGAAGAGTTCTGGGCTCTGGTCGAGGCTCGTGCGGGGAAGGGGGGCCGCTATGACTACACATTCCCTGACGCCCTGCGTCTGAAGATCAGAGAACTGACGCAGGATGACGCCGAGATGAAGAATCTCATCAAGGAACGCTTCAGCATATCCGCTGCCGCACTGGACAAGCAGATGAAAAAGCTCGACAGCAAAGGCAAGCTGGCCACCCCGCTCAACAGAGTGCAGGGCGCGGCCGAGCAGTTGGAAGCGAGGATTCCAGAGAAGCTGAAGAGCCTGTGGCTGGCCAAGAAAGCGGAGAACGCGCAGCTTCCCCCCGGACAGAAACCAGGGCATCTCCATGTGAAGGGAGAGGATGTCCTCACTGAGGATTTCAAGCAGTTTCTTGCCGAGATGATGCAGACATGGCCGACCCAGATATCCGCCAATTCCATAGCGGACCACCTGCTCCTCCCCCAGAACTCGTTCAAGACCTGGTCGAAGAAGTTCCCCAAGTTAGGCTGA
- a CDS encoding RNHCP domain-containing protein — MSRKNSRGRRRPQRYKNVLHTQGGHRANDFRCASCRLDVPLDAPGTTHRNHCPNCLASLHVDRKTPGDRDADCRGRMEALGMSVRPDGEWMIIHQCAACGELSANRIAGDDNPLALVRLALRPLADPKAASRALLTL, encoded by the coding sequence GTGTCACGTAAGAACAGCCGTGGGCGGCGCCGGCCGCAGCGGTACAAGAACGTCCTGCACACCCAGGGTGGGCACCGTGCGAACGACTTCCGGTGCGCCTCCTGCCGGCTCGACGTGCCCCTGGACGCACCCGGCACCACACACCGCAACCACTGTCCGAACTGCCTGGCCAGCCTGCACGTCGACCGGAAGACCCCGGGCGACCGCGACGCGGACTGCCGCGGCCGCATGGAGGCGCTGGGCATGTCCGTCCGCCCGGACGGCGAGTGGATGATCATCCATCAGTGTGCCGCCTGCGGCGAGCTCAGCGCCAACCGCATCGCCGGCGACGACAATCCGCTTGCCCTGGTCCGCCTGGCCCTCAGACCCCTCGCCGATCCCAAGGCCGCCAGCCGCGCCCTGCTCACCCTGTGA
- a CDS encoding transposase encodes MKKRAWIVFFDESGVSLLPQVRRTYAPRGRTPLLRHRLNWKRAGMAAALGYHAADPGRGPRLCFHLKPGSYDTTSLIEVLEQVKTFYAGESVVLVWDGLSAHWSRAMRAWAAEQDWLTLERLPAYAPELNPVELLWSAIKTRELANLAGDHLADAAESGIHRICSNSQLPWSFLTHTGLTIHPNQPQN; translated from the coding sequence GTGAAGAAACGTGCGTGGATCGTGTTCTTCGACGAATCGGGGGTGTCCCTGCTGCCCCAGGTCCGCCGCACCTACGCGCCCCGCGGCCGCACTCCTCTCCTGCGGCACCGGCTGAACTGGAAACGCGCCGGGATGGCTGCCGCGCTGGGCTACCACGCCGCCGACCCCGGGCGCGGTCCGCGGCTGTGCTTCCACCTCAAGCCGGGCAGCTACGACACCACCTCCCTGATCGAGGTGCTGGAACAGGTCAAAACCTTCTACGCCGGCGAGTCGGTGGTGCTGGTGTGGGATGGACTGTCCGCGCACTGGAGCCGGGCCATGCGCGCCTGGGCAGCGGAGCAGGACTGGCTGACACTGGAGCGGCTGCCCGCATACGCACCCGAACTCAACCCCGTAGAACTACTGTGGTCGGCCATCAAGACCCGCGAGCTCGCCAACCTCGCCGGCGACCACCTCGCCGACGCCGCCGAATCAGGCATCCACCGCATCTGCTCCAACAGCCAACTCCCGTGGTCCTTCCTCACCCACACCGGACTGACCATCCACCCCAACCAACCACAGAACTAA